A genomic window from Alphaproteobacteria bacterium includes:
- the lptD gene encoding LPS assembly protein LptD, whose protein sequence is VYSLCELCKDDPDRPPLWQLKGQRIIHNEDEHEIYFEDATLEMFGVPVAYSPYFSAPDPTVKRRSGFLTPTGGHDNELGYLYQQPYFWVIDDSKDATIAPIFTTESGQVFYGQYRQRWGDGQLSLAGSITSAPAINSSGQSEPGNQVRGHFDGSGIINLDDNWRTGFDAVRETDDTFFPRYKILYTPTTAVLQDNAYLEGFFGRSYTGLNAYAFQDVRQQVQIKDLPLVTPAYEYNYVSAPGEYGERWSLDFAPYNILRGSGLNSRRLSQTSQWQLPYTSPYGDSLTWTLSLQTDGYSTSNNVNPNNPAQQVASQAGRALPQTELDWRYPWVRRDDVIQEVIEPRVALIAGPQGKNSVAIPNEDSQDFQFDDQNLFRLNPFPGTDRVEGGERVVYGVTLGAYGNKGGSSTVFIGQQYRTHNDETFDGVQGLQDKLSDYVGRVQIKPVSFFDLNYRFLLDHENLSPERNEIDAHLSFPLVNLYTNYIDTIQNVPGSGNTPVDQITIGGSSHIADHWSVGGSLLRDLVSGEFRYQSLNVTYDDECFTLVGTITRNFTTNRDISPGNTFLFQIVFKSLGEFRVGGSG, encoded by the coding sequence CGTTTACTCACTCTGCGAATTGTGCAAGGACGACCCCGATCGCCCCCCACTTTGGCAACTCAAGGGTCAACGCATCATCCATAACGAAGACGAACACGAGATCTATTTCGAGGACGCGACCCTCGAGATGTTCGGCGTACCCGTTGCATACTCCCCGTATTTTTCCGCACCCGATCCGACGGTCAAACGCCGCAGCGGATTCCTCACGCCGACCGGCGGCCATGACAACGAACTCGGCTATCTGTACCAGCAACCCTATTTCTGGGTCATCGACGATAGCAAGGACGCCACCATAGCGCCCATCTTCACCACGGAGTCGGGACAGGTCTTCTACGGACAGTATCGCCAACGCTGGGGAGACGGCCAACTCAGTCTGGCGGGAAGTATCACCTCTGCGCCGGCAATCAATTCGAGCGGGCAGAGCGAACCTGGCAATCAGGTTCGCGGCCATTTCGACGGGTCGGGCATCATCAACCTCGATGACAATTGGCGAACTGGCTTCGATGCGGTGCGCGAGACGGATGACACTTTCTTCCCGCGATACAAGATCCTCTACACGCCAACGACCGCGGTCCTCCAAGACAACGCATACCTCGAAGGTTTTTTCGGCCGGAGCTACACCGGACTGAACGCTTACGCCTTCCAGGATGTGCGACAGCAAGTCCAAATCAAGGATCTGCCGCTCGTGACGCCGGCCTACGAGTACAATTACGTGAGCGCGCCCGGCGAATACGGGGAGCGCTGGTCCCTTGATTTCGCGCCTTACAACATCTTGCGGGGGAGTGGACTCAATTCGAGACGGCTCTCGCAAACCAGCCAGTGGCAACTGCCCTACACGTCACCTTATGGCGATAGCCTCACATGGACGCTTTCGCTGCAGACCGACGGCTATTCGACGAGCAACAACGTCAATCCCAACAATCCCGCCCAGCAGGTGGCGAGCCAGGCCGGGCGCGCGCTCCCTCAGACGGAGCTTGACTGGCGCTATCCGTGGGTTCGGCGCGATGACGTTATCCAGGAGGTCATCGAGCCGCGCGTAGCGCTCATTGCCGGGCCCCAGGGCAAGAACAGCGTGGCAATTCCAAATGAGGATAGCCAGGATTTCCAATTCGACGACCAAAACCTCTTCCGTCTGAACCCGTTTCCAGGCACCGACCGGGTGGAAGGAGGCGAGCGCGTAGTGTACGGCGTAACCCTCGGCGCCTACGGCAACAAGGGGGGCAGCTCGACCGTCTTCATCGGCCAGCAATATCGCACGCATAACGATGAGACTTTCGATGGCGTGCAGGGTCTTCAGGACAAGCTATCGGATTACGTTGGGCGCGTTCAAATCAAGCCGGTCAGCTTTTTCGATTTGAATTACCGCTTCCTGCTCGATCACGAGAATTTGTCGCCCGAGCGCAATGAAATCGACGCGCATTTGAGCTTTCCACTGGTAAACCTCTACACAAATTACATCGATACGATCCAAAACGTGCCCGGAAGCGGCAACACCCCCGTCGATCAGATCACCATCGGCGGAAGCAGCCATATCGCAGACCACTGGTCGGTCGGCGGCAGCCTCCTGCGCGATCTCGTGTCCGGCGAATTCCGATATCAGAGCCTCAATGTCACCTATGACGACGAGTGCTTCACGCTTGTCGGCACGATTACGCGCAATTTCACGACCAATCGCGACATTTCTCCGGGCAACACCTTCCTGTTCCAGATCGTCTTCAAGAGCCTTGGGGAGTTTCGCGTCGGCGGCAGCGGCTAG